Proteins co-encoded in one Xanthomonas campestris pv. badrii genomic window:
- a CDS encoding undecaprenyl-diphosphate phosphatase, with protein MSDLISALLLGILEGLTEFLPISSTGHLLIAEQWLGRRSDFFNIVIQAGAILAICLALRQKLWTLATGLGERANRDYVLKIGLAFMVTAVVGLIVRKAGWQLPETLQPVAWALLIGGVWMLVAEHFAGKLPERDVVTWKVAIAVGLAQVVAGVFPGTSRSASAIFLAMLLGLSKRSAAADFVFMVGIPTMFAASGYALLEMYKDGGFGSENWTDVAVAFVAATITGFVVVKWLLGYIKKHRFTVFAVYRILLGAALLLWLPAVA; from the coding sequence ATGTCCGACCTCATTTCCGCCCTGTTGCTGGGCATTCTCGAAGGCCTCACCGAATTCCTGCCGATCTCCAGCACCGGCCACCTGCTGATCGCCGAACAATGGCTCGGACGCCGCTCGGATTTCTTCAATATCGTGATCCAGGCCGGTGCCATCCTGGCGATCTGCCTGGCGCTGCGGCAGAAGCTGTGGACCCTGGCCACCGGCCTGGGCGAGCGCGCCAACCGCGACTACGTGCTCAAGATCGGCCTGGCTTTCATGGTCACCGCAGTGGTCGGGCTGATCGTGCGCAAGGCCGGCTGGCAGCTGCCGGAAACCCTCCAGCCGGTGGCCTGGGCACTGCTGATCGGCGGTGTATGGATGCTGGTGGCCGAGCATTTCGCCGGCAAGCTGCCCGAGCGCGACGTGGTGACCTGGAAGGTGGCCATTGCCGTGGGCCTGGCACAGGTGGTGGCCGGTGTGTTTCCGGGCACCTCGCGTTCGGCGTCGGCGATCTTCCTGGCGATGCTGCTGGGCCTGAGCAAGCGCTCGGCGGCGGCGGATTTCGTGTTCATGGTGGGCATCCCGACCATGTTCGCGGCCAGCGGCTACGCGCTGCTGGAGATGTACAAGGACGGCGGCTTCGGCAGCGAGAACTGGACCGATGTGGCAGTGGCCTTCGTGGCGGCCACCATCACCGGCTTTGTCGTGGTGAAGTGGCTGCTGGGCTACATCAAGAAGCACCGCTTCACGGTATTTGCGGTGTACCGCATCCTGCTCGGCGCGGCCTTGCTGCTGTGGCTGCCGGCCGTGGCCTGA
- the glnA gene encoding type I glutamate--ammonia ligase — MSVENVEKLIKDNKVEFVDLRFVDMRGVQQHVTFPANIIEPALFEEGKMFDGSSIAGWKGINESDMVLLPDAGTAYLDPFFADPTVVLTCDILDPATMQSYARDPRGIAKRAEAYLKSSGIADQAFFGPEPEFFIFDSVRFANDMGHTFFQVGSEEAAWNTGAKYDGGNSGYRPGVKGGYFPVPPTDTLHDLRAEMIKTLEQVGIETEVHHHEVATAGQCEIGTKFSSLVQKADELLTMKYIIKNVAYRNGKTATFMPKPIVGDNGSGMHVHQSLAKGGANLFSGDGYGGLSQLALWYIGGIFKHARAINAFANSGTNSYKRLVPGFEAPVMLAYSARNRSASCRIPWVSNPKARRIEMRFPDPLQSGYLTFTALMMAGLDGIKNQIDPGAPSDKDLYDLPPEEEKLIPQVCSSLDQALEALDKDREFLKAGGVMSDDFIDGYIALKMQEVTKFRAATHPLEYQLYYGN, encoded by the coding sequence ATGTCCGTGGAAAATGTTGAAAAGCTGATCAAGGACAACAAGGTCGAGTTCGTCGACCTGCGCTTCGTCGATATGCGTGGCGTGCAGCAGCACGTGACCTTTCCGGCCAACATCATCGAGCCGGCGCTGTTCGAAGAAGGCAAGATGTTCGATGGCAGCTCGATCGCGGGTTGGAAGGGCATCAACGAGTCGGACATGGTGCTGCTTCCGGACGCCGGTACCGCCTACCTGGATCCGTTCTTCGCCGATCCGACCGTGGTGCTGACCTGCGACATCCTCGACCCGGCCACCATGCAGAGCTATGCGCGCGACCCGCGCGGGATTGCAAAACGCGCCGAGGCCTATCTGAAGTCCTCCGGCATCGCCGACCAGGCCTTCTTCGGTCCCGAGCCGGAATTCTTCATCTTCGATTCGGTGCGCTTTGCCAACGACATGGGCCACACCTTCTTCCAAGTGGGTTCTGAAGAAGCGGCCTGGAACACCGGCGCCAAGTACGACGGCGGCAACAGCGGCTACCGTCCGGGCGTGAAGGGCGGCTACTTCCCGGTCCCGCCGACCGACACCCTGCACGACCTGCGTGCGGAAATGATCAAGACCCTGGAGCAGGTCGGCATCGAGACCGAGGTGCACCACCACGAGGTGGCCACCGCCGGCCAGTGCGAGATCGGCACCAAGTTCTCCTCGCTGGTGCAGAAGGCCGACGAGCTGCTGACGATGAAGTACATCATCAAGAACGTCGCCTACCGCAACGGCAAGACCGCCACCTTCATGCCCAAGCCGATCGTCGGCGACAACGGCAGCGGCATGCACGTGCACCAGTCGCTGGCCAAGGGGGGCGCCAACCTGTTCTCCGGCGACGGCTACGGCGGCCTGTCGCAGCTGGCGCTGTGGTACATCGGCGGCATCTTCAAGCACGCCCGTGCCATCAACGCGTTCGCCAACTCCGGCACCAACAGCTACAAGCGCCTGGTGCCGGGCTTCGAAGCACCGGTGATGCTGGCCTATTCGGCACGTAACCGCTCGGCCTCGTGCCGCATTCCGTGGGTGTCCAACCCGAAGGCGCGCCGTATCGAAATGCGCTTCCCCGATCCGTTGCAGTCCGGCTACCTGACCTTCACTGCGCTGATGATGGCCGGCCTGGACGGCATCAAGAACCAGATCGACCCGGGTGCACCGAGCGACAAGGACCTGTACGACCTGCCGCCGGAAGAAGAGAAGCTGATCCCGCAGGTGTGCTCCAGCCTGGATCAGGCCCTGGAAGCGCTGGACAAGGACCGCGAGTTCCTCAAGGCCGGCGGCGTGATGAGCGACGACTTCATCGACGGCTACATCGCGCTGAAGATGCAGGAAGTGACCAAGTTCCGTGCGGCAACGCATCCGTTGGAATACCAGCTGTACTACGGCAACTGA
- a CDS encoding P-II family nitrogen regulator, with the protein MKLITAIIRPFKLDEVREALSAAGVSGITVTEVKGFGRQKGHTELYRGAEYVVDFLPKIKIETVVTDDRLDAVVEAIQNAAGTGKIGDGKIFVTAIEQVVRIRTGEIGADAL; encoded by the coding sequence ATGAAATTGATCACCGCCATCATCCGGCCGTTCAAGCTCGACGAGGTCCGCGAGGCCCTGTCCGCCGCTGGCGTGTCGGGCATCACCGTCACCGAGGTCAAGGGCTTCGGGCGTCAGAAGGGCCACACCGAGCTGTATCGCGGCGCCGAATACGTCGTGGACTTCCTGCCCAAGATCAAGATCGAGACGGTGGTGACCGACGACCGGCTCGATGCCGTGGTCGAAGCGATCCAGAACGCCGCCGGCACCGGCAAGATCGGCGACGGCAAGATCTTTGTCACTGCGATCGAGCAAGTGGTGCGCATCCGCACCGGCGAGATCGGCGCCGATGCGCTCTGA
- a CDS encoding ammonium transporter codes for MKTPLFAGWKARFYSVCMLMLFSALMVGGLGSAHAQSTPQVTALPTEPVTTEPLPSAQPAPAPVAAAEAAPVVDKGDVAWMLTSTLLVLMMVVPGLALFYGGMVRAKNVLSVLIQVATVFSLLTILWVLYGYSLAFSGEGAWIGNLDKALLKGVTIETLSATFTKGVSLPEYVFVAFQATFAGITGALIVGAFAERAKFAAVLLFSVIWFTFGYLPLAHMVWATGGYLFGLGALDFAGGTVVHINAGIAGLVGAYFVGKRAGLGREAIKPHNVTLTFVGASLLWVGWFGFNAGSNLEANAGAALAFLNTLLATAAAILGWSLTEKIIKGKSSALGVASGMVAGLVGITPACGTVGPFGAIFIGLAAGVLCVWGVTGLKRLLGADDSLDVFGVHGLGGIIGAILTGVFSAASLGGQKGGDYDIVHQVAIQALGVGITVGWIGVVSVVGFVVAKLVFGLRVTEEAEREGLDITSHGEAAYES; via the coding sequence ATGAAGACACCTCTGTTTGCCGGGTGGAAAGCCCGGTTCTATAGCGTGTGCATGCTGATGCTGTTCAGCGCGCTGATGGTGGGCGGCCTGGGCAGCGCGCACGCGCAGTCCACCCCGCAGGTCACTGCGCTCCCGACCGAGCCGGTCACCACCGAGCCGCTGCCGTCAGCGCAACCTGCCCCCGCGCCGGTGGCTGCCGCCGAGGCCGCACCGGTGGTCGACAAGGGCGACGTCGCCTGGATGCTGACCTCCACCCTGCTGGTGCTGATGATGGTGGTGCCGGGCCTGGCGCTGTTCTACGGCGGCATGGTGCGCGCCAAGAATGTGTTGTCGGTGCTGATCCAGGTCGCCACGGTCTTTTCGCTGCTGACCATCCTGTGGGTGCTGTACGGCTACAGCCTGGCGTTCTCCGGCGAAGGCGCGTGGATCGGCAATCTGGACAAGGCGCTGCTCAAGGGCGTAACCATCGAGACCCTGTCGGCCACCTTCACCAAGGGCGTGAGCCTGCCGGAATACGTGTTCGTCGCCTTCCAGGCCACCTTTGCCGGCATCACCGGCGCGCTGATCGTCGGCGCCTTTGCCGAACGCGCCAAGTTCGCCGCGGTGCTGCTGTTCTCGGTGATCTGGTTCACCTTCGGCTACCTGCCGCTGGCGCACATGGTTTGGGCCACCGGTGGCTATCTGTTCGGGCTGGGCGCGCTGGATTTCGCCGGCGGCACGGTGGTGCATATCAACGCCGGTATCGCCGGCCTGGTGGGCGCCTACTTCGTCGGCAAGCGCGCCGGGCTGGGGCGTGAGGCGATCAAGCCGCACAACGTGACCCTGACCTTCGTGGGTGCCTCGTTGCTGTGGGTGGGCTGGTTCGGCTTCAACGCCGGTTCCAACCTGGAAGCCAATGCCGGTGCGGCGCTCGCCTTCCTCAACACCTTGCTGGCCACCGCGGCCGCCATCCTGGGCTGGTCGCTCACCGAGAAGATCATCAAGGGCAAGTCGTCCGCCCTGGGCGTGGCCTCGGGCATGGTCGCCGGCCTGGTCGGCATCACCCCGGCCTGCGGCACCGTGGGTCCGTTCGGTGCGATCTTCATTGGTTTGGCGGCCGGCGTGCTGTGCGTGTGGGGCGTCACCGGTCTGAAGCGCCTGCTCGGTGCCGACGACAGCCTGGACGTGTTCGGCGTGCATGGCCTGGGCGGCATCATCGGCGCGATCCTCACCGGCGTGTTCTCGGCGGCCTCGCTGGGCGGCCAGAAGGGCGGCGATTACGACATCGTGCACCAGGTCGCTATCCAGGCCCTGGGCGTGGGCATCACCGTGGGCTGGATCGGCGTGGTGTCGGTGGTGGGCTTTGTGGTGGCCAAGCTGGTGTTCGGCCTGCGCGTCACCGAAGAAGCCGAGCGCGAGGGGTTGGACATCACCTCGCACGGCGAAGCCGCGTACGAGTCCTGA
- a CDS encoding two-component system sensor histidine kinase NtrB, protein MRMTTSIPSLDSLGTPVAWADREGRVLGVNPAFARWLGVSARRLVDQPLAALEVQGDALARFLLNDERDVLRLHRLALGLPNDAPRFAEGWLSRLDDGGWLLETHPVDEFPALDPTHALPNALSAALKGLAHELRNPLAGLKGAAQLLARRAAGRDEDERELIELIGTEIERLNTLLERLLSPSPLRPHDRLNIHVVLERVLRLAEAEGGWSVQVQRDYDPSIPDILGDVDRLTQAVWNLVRNAFQAGATRVTLRTRVEHGQRIRDRVHAMSLRLEIIDDGGGVPEELAEHLFLPLVSGRAEGSGLGLALAQQVSREHHGTLTYRSRPGHTVFTLLLPELAGDHDKEHLHG, encoded by the coding sequence ATGCGGATGACGACCTCCATCCCGTCGCTCGACAGCCTGGGCACCCCGGTGGCCTGGGCCGACCGCGAAGGCCGCGTGCTGGGCGTCAATCCGGCCTTCGCGCGCTGGCTCGGCGTCAGTGCCCGGCGACTGGTCGACCAGCCGTTGGCTGCGCTGGAAGTGCAGGGCGATGCGCTGGCGCGGTTCCTGCTCAACGACGAGCGCGACGTGCTGCGCCTGCATCGGCTGGCGCTGGGCCTGCCCAACGACGCCCCGCGGTTTGCCGAAGGCTGGCTGTCGCGGCTGGACGACGGTGGCTGGTTGCTGGAGACCCACCCGGTCGACGAATTTCCTGCGCTCGACCCCACCCATGCCCTGCCCAATGCCCTGAGCGCTGCGCTCAAGGGCCTGGCACACGAACTGCGTAACCCACTGGCCGGCCTGAAGGGTGCCGCGCAGCTGCTGGCGCGCCGCGCGGCCGGGCGCGACGAGGACGAGCGCGAACTGATCGAGCTGATCGGCACCGAGATCGAGCGCCTCAATACCTTGCTCGAACGCCTGCTGTCGCCCTCGCCCCTGCGCCCGCACGATCGCCTCAACATCCATGTGGTGCTCGAACGGGTGCTGCGCCTGGCCGAGGCCGAAGGCGGCTGGTCGGTGCAGGTGCAGCGCGACTACGACCCCAGCATTCCGGACATCCTCGGCGATGTGGACCGGCTCACCCAGGCGGTGTGGAACCTGGTGCGCAACGCCTTCCAGGCCGGCGCCACCCGGGTGACCCTGCGCACCCGCGTCGAACACGGCCAGCGCATCCGCGACCGCGTGCATGCGATGTCGCTGCGGCTGGAGATCATCGACGACGGCGGCGGCGTGCCCGAAGAGCTGGCCGAACACCTGTTCCTGCCGCTGGTCAGCGGCCGCGCCGAAGGCAGCGGGCTGGGCCTGGCGCTGGCCCAGCAGGTCTCGCGCGAACACCACGGCACGCTGACCTACCGCTCGCGTCCGGGCCATACCGTTTTCACCCTGCTGCTGCCCGAGCTGGCCGGCGATCACGACAAGGAGCATCTGCATGGCTGA
- the ntrC gene encoding nitrogen regulation protein NR(I), producing the protein MAEAAAASHHIWVVDDDRSVRFVLSTALRDAGYAVDGFDSAAAALQALSMRPTPDLLFTDVRMPGEDGLTLLDKLKSRHPQLPVIVMSAYTDVASTAGAFRGGAHEFLSKPFDLDDAVALAARALPDADAAADDGIIPLAEGSAALIGDTPAMRALFRAIGRLAQAPLSVLINGETGTGKELVARALHNESPRARKPFVALNTAAIPAELLESELFGHETGAFTGATKRHIGRFEQADGGTLFLDEIGDMPLPLQTRLLRVLAENEFFRVGGRELIRVDVRVIAATHQDLEALVEQGRFRADLLHRLDVVRLQLPPLRERRGDIAQLAENFLAMAGRKLDMLPKRLSSAALEDLRQYDWPGNVRELENVCWRLAALATADVIDVVDVDAALARGRQRAGRSSVGQWDDMLSSWAAQRLSEGAQGLHAEARERLDKTLLEAALQLTQGRRAEAAARLGLGRNTVTRKLGPGRKRR; encoded by the coding sequence ATGGCTGAGGCCGCCGCCGCATCCCACCATATCTGGGTGGTCGACGACGACCGTTCGGTGCGCTTCGTGCTGTCCACTGCGCTGCGCGATGCCGGTTACGCCGTCGATGGTTTCGACAGCGCCGCCGCCGCGCTGCAGGCGCTGTCGATGCGGCCCACGCCGGACCTGCTGTTCACCGATGTACGCATGCCCGGCGAAGACGGCCTGACCCTGCTGGACAAGCTCAAGTCCAGGCACCCGCAGCTGCCGGTGATCGTGATGTCGGCGTACACCGATGTCGCCAGCACTGCCGGCGCCTTCCGCGGCGGCGCGCATGAATTCCTGTCCAAGCCCTTCGACCTGGACGATGCGGTGGCGCTGGCCGCCCGTGCCTTGCCCGATGCCGATGCGGCCGCCGACGACGGCATCATTCCACTGGCCGAAGGCTCGGCCGCATTGATCGGCGACACCCCGGCGATGCGCGCGCTGTTCCGCGCCATCGGCCGGCTGGCGCAGGCGCCGCTGTCGGTTCTGATCAACGGCGAAACCGGCACCGGCAAGGAGCTGGTCGCGCGCGCGCTGCACAACGAATCGCCGCGCGCGCGCAAACCCTTCGTGGCGCTCAACACCGCCGCAATCCCGGCCGAATTGCTGGAAAGCGAGTTGTTCGGGCACGAAACCGGTGCCTTCACCGGCGCCACCAAACGCCATATCGGCCGCTTCGAACAGGCCGACGGCGGCACCTTGTTCCTGGACGAAATCGGCGACATGCCGCTGCCGTTGCAGACGCGCCTGCTGCGCGTGCTGGCAGAGAACGAATTCTTTCGCGTCGGCGGCCGCGAGCTGATCCGCGTCGATGTGCGCGTGATTGCTGCCACCCATCAGGACCTGGAAGCGCTGGTCGAGCAGGGCCGCTTCCGCGCCGACCTGTTGCACCGGCTGGACGTGGTGCGCCTGCAACTGCCGCCGCTGCGCGAGCGTCGCGGCGACATCGCGCAACTGGCGGAGAACTTCCTGGCCATGGCCGGGCGCAAGCTCGACATGCTGCCCAAGCGGCTGTCTTCAGCCGCGCTGGAAGACCTGCGTCAGTACGACTGGCCGGGCAATGTGCGCGAACTGGAAAACGTCTGCTGGCGCCTGGCTGCGCTGGCCACGGCCGACGTCATCGATGTGGTCGACGTGGACGCCGCCCTGGCCCGCGGCCGCCAGCGCGCCGGCCGTAGCAGCGTCGGGCAATGGGACGACATGCTGTCCAGCTGGGCCGCGCAACGCCTGAGCGAAGGTGCCCAGGGTCTGCACGCCGAAGCGCGCGAACGCCTGGACAAGACCCTGCTCGAAGCCGCCCTGCAACTGACCCAGGGCCGCCGCGCCGAAGCCGCCGCGCGCCTGGGGCTGGGCCGCAATACCGTCACCCGCAAGTTGGGGCCGGGGCGCAAACGGCGTTGA
- a CDS encoding superoxide dismutase family protein, whose amino-acid sequence MRYRSSTIVALTALALAACSSTPPAPPAPPPAARVVPVRPVQQAEAALASASGSLVSGRVVLVPALQGIRITGTVGGLRAGAVAGFHVHERGDCSAADASSAGAHFNPAGAPHGRAGNGAHHLGDMDNLRADADGVAHLDMILSGISLGDGAPSDVVGKALVVHADADDYRSQPSGNAGARLACGVIRVTQWRSPPSQP is encoded by the coding sequence ATGCGTTATCGGTCGTCCACGATCGTTGCCCTCACCGCTCTGGCGCTTGCCGCCTGCAGCAGCACGCCACCGGCGCCTCCCGCGCCGCCACCGGCTGCGCGTGTCGTGCCGGTGCGCCCGGTGCAACAGGCCGAAGCCGCGCTGGCCTCGGCCTCGGGCAGTCTGGTCAGCGGCCGGGTGGTGCTGGTGCCTGCGTTGCAGGGCATCCGTATCACCGGCACGGTCGGCGGGCTGCGTGCCGGTGCGGTGGCCGGCTTCCATGTCCATGAGCGCGGCGATTGCAGCGCCGCCGATGCCAGCAGCGCCGGGGCGCATTTCAATCCCGCCGGGGCGCCGCACGGGCGGGCCGGCAACGGCGCGCATCACCTGGGCGATATGGACAACCTGCGCGCCGATGCCGACGGCGTCGCGCATCTGGACATGATTCTCTCCGGCATCAGCTTGGGCGACGGCGCGCCCAGCGACGTGGTCGGCAAGGCCCTGGTCGTGCATGCCGATGCCGACGATTACCGCAGCCAGCCCAGCGGCAATGCCGGCGCACGCCTGGCCTGCGGCGTCATTCGCGTCACCCAGTGGCGTTCACCCCCTTCGCAGCCCTGA
- a CDS encoding superoxide dismutase family protein: MRILPTTLFLATALALSACKREEPAPADPAPAPQAGTPAEAAHGGEHAAAMVTEAAATTTATAELKPTKGSEVKGTVTFKTVDGALRVTGQLSGLKPNSEHGFHIHEKGDCSAPDGSSAGGHFNPAQSDHGNVSSDPHHGGDMPNITADAQGNASIDGPVSSNVNLGKADQFDIAGHAVIVHADADDYKTQPTGNAGGRLACGVITTDNAQAPTK, encoded by the coding sequence ATGCGCATTCTTCCCACCACGTTGTTTCTGGCCACCGCCCTGGCATTGAGCGCATGCAAGCGCGAGGAGCCCGCACCGGCCGATCCCGCCCCCGCGCCGCAGGCAGGCACGCCGGCGGAAGCGGCGCATGGTGGCGAGCATGCCGCGGCCATGGTCACCGAAGCGGCGGCCACCACCACGGCCACCGCCGAGCTGAAGCCGACCAAGGGCAGCGAGGTCAAGGGCACGGTGACCTTCAAGACCGTGGACGGCGCGCTGCGCGTCACCGGCCAGCTCAGCGGGCTCAAGCCCAACAGCGAACACGGCTTCCATATCCATGAAAAGGGCGACTGCAGCGCGCCGGACGGCAGCAGTGCCGGCGGCCACTTCAATCCGGCCCAGTCCGACCACGGCAACGTCAGTTCCGACCCGCATCACGGCGGCGACATGCCCAACATCACCGCCGACGCGCAAGGCAATGCCAGCATCGACGGGCCGGTATCGAGCAACGTCAATCTCGGCAAGGCCGACCAGTTCGACATCGCCGGCCATGCCGTGATCGTGCATGCCGATGCCGACGACTACAAAACCCAGCCCACTGGCAATGCAGGTGGCCGCCTGGCTTGCGGGGTGATCACCACCGACAACGCGCAGGCCCCCACCAAGTAA
- a CDS encoding VOC family protein, whose translation MLETGVYVADLERACAFYSRVLGLQPMHRDTRMAAYAIAPGQVLLLFLQGSTATTVTLPGGTIPPHDGQGRLHFALAIATDALPAWEAHLQACAVTIEGRTHWPGGGESLYFRDPDQHLVELATPGLWPNY comes from the coding sequence ATGCTGGAAACCGGCGTGTATGTGGCGGATCTGGAGCGTGCCTGCGCGTTCTACTCGCGGGTGCTTGGCCTGCAGCCCATGCACCGCGATACACGCATGGCTGCCTATGCAATCGCCCCGGGACAGGTCCTGCTGCTGTTCCTGCAGGGCAGCACCGCAACCACCGTCACCCTGCCCGGCGGCACCATTCCACCGCATGACGGCCAGGGGCGCCTGCATTTCGCCCTGGCGATCGCTACCGATGCATTGCCGGCCTGGGAGGCGCATCTGCAGGCCTGCGCGGTGACCATCGAAGGCCGCACCCACTGGCCGGGCGGCGGTGAAAGCCTCTATTTCCGCGACCCCGACCAGCATCTGGTCGAACTGGCGACGCCGGGTTTGTGGCCGAATTACTGA
- a CDS encoding acetyl-CoA C-acetyltransferase: MPAQPMPAARPVAILGGVRIPFCRQNTAYADVGNLGMSVRTLGALVERFGLHGQQLGEVAMGAVIKHSSDWNLAREAALSSGLSPLTPGITLQRACGTSLDSVITIANKIALGQIDSGIGGGSDTTSEVPIVYGKKLRARLLAANRAKATGDKLKTLLRGFKLSELKPEFPGVAEPRTGKSMGDHCEDMAKEWNISRDSQDEWAVASHHKLAAAYERGFFDSLIAPFRGVSRDNILRADTSLEKLATLRPAFDKTSGRGTLTAANSTPLTDGAAAVLLSSEAWALAHGHTPMAYLRDAQVSAVDFVHGEGLLMAPTIAVPQMLARQGLTLQDFDIYEIHEAFAAQVLCTLRAWESEDYCRTRLGLDAPLGRIDPDKINPLGSSLATGHPFAATGARVVATAAKQLEERGGGRALISICTAGGMGVVAIVER; encoded by the coding sequence ATGCCAGCTCAACCGATGCCTGCAGCCCGTCCCGTCGCCATTCTGGGCGGCGTTCGTATCCCGTTCTGCCGTCAGAACACCGCATACGCGGACGTGGGCAACCTGGGCATGTCGGTGCGCACGCTGGGCGCGCTGGTCGAGCGCTTCGGCCTGCATGGTCAGCAATTGGGCGAAGTGGCGATGGGGGCAGTGATCAAGCACTCTTCGGACTGGAACCTGGCCCGCGAGGCGGCGCTGTCGTCGGGCCTGTCGCCGCTGACCCCGGGCATCACCCTGCAGCGCGCCTGCGGCACCAGCCTGGATTCGGTGATCACCATCGCCAACAAGATCGCGCTGGGACAGATCGACTCAGGCATCGGCGGCGGCTCGGATACCACCTCCGAAGTGCCGATCGTGTACGGCAAGAAACTGCGCGCACGGCTGCTGGCCGCCAACCGCGCCAAGGCCACCGGCGACAAGCTCAAGACACTGCTGCGCGGCTTCAAGCTGAGCGAACTCAAGCCCGAGTTCCCCGGTGTGGCCGAGCCGCGCACCGGCAAGAGCATGGGCGACCACTGCGAAGACATGGCCAAGGAATGGAACATCTCGCGCGACTCGCAGGACGAATGGGCGGTGGCCTCGCACCACAAGCTGGCCGCTGCCTATGAGCGCGGCTTCTTCGATTCGCTGATCGCCCCGTTCCGCGGCGTGTCGCGCGACAACATCCTGCGCGCGGACACCTCGCTGGAAAAACTCGCCACGCTGCGCCCGGCCTTCGACAAGACCTCCGGCCGCGGCACGCTCACCGCCGCCAATTCCACCCCGCTGACCGATGGCGCCGCCGCGGTGCTGCTGTCCAGCGAGGCCTGGGCGCTGGCGCATGGCCACACGCCGATGGCCTACCTGCGCGATGCGCAGGTGTCGGCGGTGGATTTCGTGCATGGCGAGGGCCTGCTGATGGCGCCGACCATCGCGGTGCCGCAGATGCTGGCGCGCCAGGGCCTGACCCTGCAGGACTTCGACATCTACGAAATCCACGAAGCTTTTGCCGCACAGGTGCTGTGCACGCTGCGCGCCTGGGAAAGCGAGGATTACTGCCGCACCCGGCTGGGCCTGGACGCGCCGCTGGGTCGCATCGATCCGGACAAGATCAACCCCTTGGGCTCGTCGCTGGCCACCGGTCACCCGTTCGCCGCCACCGGCGCGCGCGTGGTGGCCACCGCCGCCAAGCAACTGGAAGAACGCGGCGGCGGCCGCGCGCTGATTTCGATCTGCACTGCCGGCGGCATGGGCGTGGTGGCGATCGTCGAGCGCTAG
- a CDS encoding heme biosynthesis protein HemY produces MKVLRTVLILLVAVALGVLGAQWLSHQTSYDLGTVVVSVGGNDYRAAMPQAVLILIIALLVLWLLWTLISLPFRVWGKYRRKKGRARLIEGLRAADHGQWQRAERLLVNASEDEEVSGIALASAVRVADARGDETAANALAQQLAERDPTAHALLQGERHLARQHPIEAINALDAAGAQPLPARGLLLRTHALTQIGRADEAYGQLGALRQQAVLPPEAYSALEATLAEQALLQAGDANALAERWEALPKSLRTHPAVVGAYAHRAAVLHWDDAAVHSLEQALETQWDESLVRLYGVLPLEKYDSRRASAQRWLTQYPDSPGLLLTLARLARHQQQWSQAEEFLHRALANGAGGDAWEELGHGFAAAGDLLSAQHCYANALRAARGEPVIEGMPQQSPRGPLVAVGTTPASDPLAPDDRLP; encoded by the coding sequence ATGAAAGTGTTGCGTACCGTGCTGATCCTGCTGGTTGCCGTGGCGCTGGGCGTGCTGGGTGCGCAGTGGCTCTCGCACCAGACCAGTTACGACCTGGGCACCGTGGTGGTCAGCGTCGGTGGCAACGACTACCGCGCCGCGATGCCGCAGGCGGTGTTGATCCTGATCATCGCGCTGCTGGTGCTGTGGTTGCTGTGGACCTTGATCAGCCTGCCGTTTCGCGTGTGGGGCAAGTACCGGCGCAAGAAGGGCCGCGCGCGCCTGATCGAAGGCCTGCGCGCCGCCGATCACGGCCAGTGGCAGCGCGCCGAGCGGCTATTGGTCAATGCCAGCGAAGACGAGGAAGTCAGCGGCATTGCGCTGGCCAGTGCGGTGCGGGTGGCCGATGCGCGCGGCGACGAGACGGCAGCCAATGCGCTGGCCCAACAGCTGGCCGAGCGCGATCCCACCGCCCATGCCCTGTTGCAGGGGGAGCGCCATCTGGCACGCCAGCACCCGATCGAGGCGATCAATGCGCTGGATGCCGCCGGCGCGCAGCCGCTGCCGGCGCGCGGGCTGCTGCTGCGCACGCATGCGCTGACCCAGATCGGGCGTGCCGACGAGGCCTACGGCCAGCTGGGCGCACTGCGCCAGCAGGCGGTGCTGCCGCCGGAAGCCTACAGCGCGCTGGAGGCCACATTGGCCGAACAGGCCCTGCTGCAGGCCGGCGACGCCAATGCGCTGGCCGAACGTTGGGAAGCGCTGCCCAAGTCGCTGCGCACCCACCCGGCGGTGGTCGGCGCCTATGCGCACCGCGCCGCCGTGCTGCATTGGGACGATGCCGCCGTGCACAGCCTGGAACAGGCGCTGGAGACGCAATGGGACGAATCGCTGGTGCGCCTGTACGGGGTGCTGCCGCTGGAAAAATACGATTCGCGCCGTGCCAGCGCGCAGCGTTGGCTGACCCAGTATCCGGACAGCCCGGGCTTGCTGTTGACGCTGGCACGCCTTGCGCGCCACCAACAGCAGTGGTCGCAGGCCGAAGAATTCCTGCATCGCGCGCTTGCCAATGGTGCCGGCGGCGATGCCTGGGAAGAGTTGGGACACGGGTTTGCCGCCGCCGGCGATCTGCTGTCGGCCCAGCATTGCTACGCCAATGCGCTGCGCGCGGCGCGCGGCGAGCCGGTGATCGAAGGCATGCCACAGCAGTCGCCGCGCGGGCCGCTCGTCGCGGTCGGCACCACGCCTGCGTCCGATCCGCTCGCACCGGACGATCGCCTGCCTTGA